From Trichoplusia ni isolate ovarian cell line Hi5 chromosome 20, tn1, whole genome shotgun sequence, a single genomic window includes:
- the LOC113503755 gene encoding uncharacterized protein LOC113503755, with the protein MNESPNFEISSAMMVFAVSLIIAISASVTTYFIMMTGYAESQLLALSEELLHLWDDAELHYELVAEVEASSVSEDGRRKQIIMNKYVFDSLCRIIPLHATIKKFFYQLNEVFKGSIGIGLFLLLLGVICVLLGGLENTYMQLPFGILLVGLDCYIGQRMKDAGVVFEQAVYDCQWENFNSRNMKMVLIILQNAQKIAVVSALDFVEMDYVCLMATMKATYSTYTTFRSSIEN; encoded by the coding sequence ATGAACGAATCCCcaaattttgaaatatctaGCGCCATGATGGTTTTTGCCGTATCATTAATAATTGCGATCTCCGCAAGTGTGACGACTTACTTTATAATGATGACTGGATACGCCGAATCCCAACTGTTAGCTCTGAGTGAAGAGCTCTTACATCTTTGGGACGATGCAGAACTCCACTATGAGCTGGTAGCGGAGGTAGAGGCATCAAGTGTGTCTGAAGATGGAAGAAGAAAGCAAATCATTATGAATAAATACGTCTTTGATAGTCTTTGCCGCATCATCCCTCTCCACGCTACCATTAAGAAATTCTTCTACCAACTCAATGAGGTCTTCAAGGGAAGTATAGGCATCGGTCTGTTCTTGCTTCTTCTTGGAGTGATCTGCGTTCTTCTTGGTGGGCTGGAGAACACATATATGCAACTGCCTTTCGGGATCCTACTCGTCGGCCTAGACTGCTACATTGGGCAGAGGATGAAGGATGCGGGCGTCGTGTTTGAGCAGGCCGTGTATGACTGCCAATGGGAGAACTTCAACAGTCGGAATATGAAGATGGTTCTCATCATCCTACAGAATGCTCAGAAGATTGCTGTTGTCTCCGCTTTAGACTTTGTTGAAATGGACTACGTATGTTTAATGGCTACTATGAAGGCTACTTATTCGACTTATACTACTTTTAGATCCAGTATTGAGAACTGA
- the LOC113503752 gene encoding uncharacterized protein LOC113503752 has translation MMAAIRKYGLEYSDLKSSMGNVAFLLKALTLKIDVRDEKRIPIIFFILTPVAVLCYLYVYFVSMIWFVFCRCPETGDLLAALIVFSLGIASEISAVKFLYMLIYIKDVRQIVSDCLLCDSKVVPGSRFSGNLLKTLRDVKKRAMLFWMVIIGNGLMYIAKPILLPGRHFMDDVLVLYGLEPMFETPNFQISFIMMAMSDCLICYLTANISAFLIIITGYVQAQMTALAEELKHVWDDAEEKYFQNKEAVDISETDDSKDKIINMYVKENLKKIGKSHAVNLDLLGQIEGTFNGAIAIEFCLLITALIAELLGGLENTYMEVPFALMQVGMDCLTGQRVIDASVMFEQAVYDCKWERFDKKNMKSVMIMLLNSQQSMSVTAGGVTTLNYVSFMAIIKSIYSTYTTLRSTMD, from the exons GTATCCCCATCATCTTCTTCATCCTGACGCCGGTGGCAGTTCTCTGCTATCTCTACGTGTATTTCGTCTCTATGATATGGTTTGTCTTCTGTCGATGTCCAGAGACGGGAGACTTGCTGGCGGCTCTCATTGTGTTCTCATTGGGCATCGCCAGCGAAATCAGTGCGGTCAAGTTTCTGTATATGCTTATTTACAT CAAGGATGTTCGCCAAATCGTATCCGATTGTCTATTGTGTGACTCCAAAGTGGTCCCTGGGTCCCGCTTCTCAGGCAACCTATTGAAGACCCTCAGAGACGTGAAGAAGAGAGCTATGTTGTTCTGGATGGTTATCATCGGGAACGGCTTGATGTATATCGCTAAACCCATCCTCTTGCCGGGCAGACATTTTATGGACGACGTCTTGGTACTTTATG GTTTGGAACCCATGTTTGAGACGCCTAACTTCCAAATCTCTTTCATAATGATGGCGATGTCAGACTGTTTAATTTGCTATCTCACCGCAAATATTTCGGCCTTTCTTATCATCATAACAGGGTACGTTCAGGCTCAAATGACCGCTTTAGCTGAAGAACTTAAGCATGTATGGGATGAtgctgaagaaaaatattttcaaaataaagaagCTGTTGATATATCCGAGACTGATGACTCTAAAGACAAAATCATTAATATGTATGTCAAAGAAAATTTGAAGAAGATAGGAAAGAGTCACGCGGTAAATCTAGACCTACTTGGTCAAATTGAAGGGACCTTCAATGGAGCTATAGCAATAGAATTCTGTCTCTTAATCACTGCTCTAATAGCAGAATTGCTTGGAGGACTCGAAAATACGTATATGGAGGTACCGTTTGCATTAATGCAAGTTGGCATGGACTGTCTGACGGGGCAGAGAGTGATCGACGCTAGTGTGATGTTCGAGCAAGCCGTGTACGATTGTAAATGGGAGAGGTTTGATAAGAAGAACATGAAGTCCGTGATGATCATGCTGTTGAATTCCCAGCAGTCGATGTCTGTGACCGCTGGTGGAGTCACTACACTGAACTACGTCAGCTTCATGGCTATCATTAAGTCTATTTATTCTACTTACACCACTTTGAGGTCTACTATGGATTAA
- the LOC113503753 gene encoding uncharacterized protein LOC113503753, translating into MDAIRKFSLEYCDLTTMLSNVAVLLRFLTVNIDSKYHEGIPFICYLVSIVTAACYFYVYLFSMAWFVFWRCRITGELVAAMVVLSLGISSEIGTLKLLYMWVYIDKYKKIADDYLECDSQVVQGSRFQANLLKSLRNVKKRAIIYWMVLVGNGVLYLMKPIVMSGRNLPENYYVIYGLEPMFVTPNYEIAYLMTIAGIFFICYPPATVTAYLIVITGYTESQMLALSEEMLNVWPDAVKDARSQIEETNSIANFNEYDHETKLIINKYLAKRLKEIVARHSIVINLLRQVESVFRGAIAMGFVLLILGLIAELLGKLENTYLQMPFAFMQVAMDCFSGQRLMDASIVFEAAVYDCKWEKFDKANMKMVLVILQSSQKTMTLSAGGISMLSFSCLMSVTRGIYSAYTTLRSAL; encoded by the exons ATGGATGCCATTCGTAAGTTCAGTTTGGAGTACTGCGATCTGACGACTATGCTCAGCAATGTGGCTGTGCTGCTGAGGTTCCTGACTGTTAATATAGACAGCAAGTACCATGAAG GTATCCCCTTCATCTGCTACCTGGTCTCCATCGTGACGGCCGCGTGCTACTTCTACGTGTACCTGTTCAGCATGGCGTGGTTCGTGTTCTGGCGCTGCCGCATCACGGGCGAGCTGGTGGCGGCCATGGTGGTGCTGTCCCTCGGCATCTCCAGCGAGATCGGAACCCTCAAGCTGCTGTATATGTGGGTTTATAT TGACAAATACAAGAAGATAGCTGACGACTACTTGGAGTGCGACTCGCAGGTGGTCCAGGGCAGCCGTTTCCAGGCGAACCTGCTGAAGTCCCTGAGGAACGTGAAGAAGCGCGCCATCATCTACTGGATGGTGCTGGTCGGGAACGGAGTGCTGTACCTCATGAAGCCCATTGTGATGTCCGGGAGGAACCTGCCGGAGAACTACTACGTTATTTATG GTCTTGAACCAATGTTCGTAACTCCAAACTACGAGATCGCTTATCTTATGACGATCGCTGGAATATTCTTCATTTGCTATCCTCCAGCAACCGTGACTGCGTATCTCATCGTCATTACAGGCTACACAGAATCACAGATGCTGGCTCTGAGCGAGGAGATGCTGAACGTTTGGCCCGACGCCGTCAAAGACGCGAGGTCACAAATAGAAGAGACTAATTCTATAGCAAACTTCAATGAATATGATCATGAGACCAAGCTTATCATTAATAAGTATCTAGCAAAGCGGCTAAAGGAGATCGTGGCTCGGCATTCGATTGTCATCAATTTGCTGCGACAGGTGGAGAGCGTGTTCAGAGGAGCGATAGCCATGGGCTTCGTCCTGTTGATACTTGGACTGATAGCAGAACTGCTTGGGAAGTTAGAGAACACGTACCTTCAGATGCCTTTCGCATTCATGCAG GTGGCAATGGACTGTTTCTCTGGCCAACGCCTCATGGATGCCAGCATCGTCTTCGAAGCTGCAGTTTACGACTGTAAATGGGAGAAGTTCGACAAGGCCAACATGAAGATGGTGCTGGTGATCCTGCAGAGCTCGCAGAAGACCATGACGCTGTCCGCTGGCGGCATCAGCATGCTGAGCTTCAGCTGTCTCATGTCTGTTACTAGGGGAATCTACTCTGCCTACACCACACTTAGGTCGGCCTTGTAA
- the LOC113503956 gene encoding uncharacterized protein LOC113503956: MFNFRAMWEELRKFGLEYCDLPTMIGNIGVLLRPLTVNIDSTYKKGMSRLALRIQVTGTQTQNQDKHSGYMLFYAGIKHPFLTKKSLSQFLFSGIPLIFYIVTGVSYIFYLYIYLICMLWFVFVRSPVTGQKDSAMIAASLGICSEIGTIKLLFMLLYIDKIRALTDEFRDFDSKTALSSRFSKNLQKHLRSTKKRAITYWTFMSINGVLFMTKHFIIPEHLTQDTFVLYGNKLN; the protein is encoded by the exons ATGTTTAATTTTCGGGCAATGTGGGAAGAACTTCGTAAGTTCGGTCTGGAGTACTGTGACCTACCGACTATGATAGGGAACATCGGGGTGCTGCTGAGACCACTTACAGTCAATATAGACAGCACATACAAAAAAGGTATGTcgcgact GGCTTTACGAATACAAGTTACAGGCACACAGACTcagaatcaggacaagcattcgggGTACATGCTTttttacgcggggatcaaacac CcattcttaacaaaaaaatcacttaGTCAATTTCTATTTTCAGGAATACCTCTTATCTTCTACATAGTGACAGGGGTCTCGTATATCTTCTATCTCTACATATACTTGATCTGCATGCTGTGGTTCGTGTTCGTCCGGAGCCCGGTCACGGGGCAGAAGGACTCCGCCATGATAGCCGCGTCCCTGGGCATATGCAGCGAGATCGGGACAATCAAACTACTGTTTATGTTGCTTTATAT agACAAAATACGAGCGCTTACAGACGAATTCCGTGACTTTGACTCCAAAACGGCCCTGAGCAGCCGATTCTCGAAAAACCTTCAAAAGCATTTGCGGAGCACCAAGAAAAGGGCCATCACATATTGGACTTTCATGTCGATCAATGGGGTTCTGTTCATGACGAAACATTTCATCATCCCTGAACATTTGACTCAGGACACTTTTGTTCTTTACGGTAATAAACTCAACTAg